A window of Phoenix dactylifera cultivar Barhee BC4 unplaced genomic scaffold, palm_55x_up_171113_PBpolish2nd_filt_p 000760F, whole genome shotgun sequence contains these coding sequences:
- the LOC103722509 gene encoding cysteine-rich receptor-like protein kinase 6 yields the protein MAIGMVLAIAIPLVTAFVLICIICICISRRRKPFVKLPLHGSSLEEIASVESLLLDISTLRFATSNFSEENKLGEGGFGAVYKGLLTDGREIAVKRLSASSSQGFRELRNELVLVAKLQHRNLVRLLGVCLEEQEKLLVYEYVPNRSLDTILFGIISSSTQNLNWGKRNKIIGGIARGLQYLHEESQLKIIHRDLKASNILLDADLNSKISDFGLARLFGGDQTQCTTNQVVGTFGYMAPEYVMHGQFSIKSDVYSFGILVLEIVAGRKNSDFSNSEYVEDTVSYEVYKTREAWHGQKISDRRENGEGERGSIGVSKRGWGE from the exons atggcCATCGGTATGGTCCTTGCTATTGCTATACCTCTAGTAACTGCATTCGTGCTGATCTGCATAATTTGCATTTGCATCTCGAGGAGGAGGAAGCCATTTGTAAAGTTACCAT TACATGGGAGTAGCCTGGAGGAAATCGCAAGTGTCGAGTCCCTATTACTTGATATATCTACACTACGATTTGCAACATCTAACTTTTCTGAAGAGAACAAACTTGGAGAAGGCGGCTTTGGTGCAGTTTACAAG GGACTACTAACTGATGGACGAGAAATAGCAGTGAAGAGGTTATCAGCTAGTTCATCACAAGGATTCAGAGAGCTGAGAAATGAGCTAGTTTTAGTTGCAAAACTCCAGCACAGGAATCTTGTAAGGCTTCTGGGTGTTTGCTTAGAAGAACAAGAGAAGTTGCTTGTTTATGAATATGTGCCTAACAGAAGCCTGGACACCATTCTTTTTGGTATAATTTCTTCATCCACTCAAAAC CTAAACTGGGGAAAAAGGAACAAGATCATTGGTGGGATTGCTCGAGGCCTACAATACCTGCACGAAGAATCTCAATTAAAAATTATACATCGGGATTTAAAAGCTAGCAATATTTTATTAGATGCAGATTTGAACTCAAAGATTTCAGACTTTGGTTTGGCTAGGCTTTTTGGTGGAGACCAAACTCAGTGCACCACGAACCAAGTCGTTGGAACATT TGGGTATATGGCACCGGAGTATGTCATGCATGGGCAGTTTTCTATCAAGTCAGATGTATATAGTTTTGGTATTCTGGTTTTAGAGATCGTGGCAGGCAGAAAGAACAGTGATTTTTCTAATTCTGAATATGTTGAAGATACAGTGAGCTATGAGGTCTACAAAACAAGGGAGGCATGGCACGGTCAGAAAATTAGTGACAGAAGAGAAaatggagagggagagagagggtccATTGGTGTCTCAAAAAGGGGATGGGGAGAGtaa